Proteins co-encoded in one Spirosoma endbachense genomic window:
- a CDS encoding polysaccharide deacetylase family protein, whose translation MGSPNQRATPPGRQILFTVDVEEFDTAVEFGHNIPLSEQVAVSTRGLRLLAERFDAVEARTTLFTTANYALHEPELVCQLAGKHEIASHGYFHTTFEPADLLTSRLTLEKLLNRPVTGFRRARMGFVDPNDVEQAGYQYNSSLHPTWLPGRYNHWGEPRHPFREAGVWQIPASVTPTLRLPLFWLSLKNFPFAYYKQLCRQTLRADGFLNLYVHPWEFTDLSGYEKIPAYVRRHSREELLDRVEALLRYLKPQGEFSTMHEFASSLS comes from the coding sequence ATGGGAAGCCCCAACCAAAGAGCAACACCCCCTGGGAGGCAAATATTATTCACCGTTGATGTAGAGGAGTTTGATACTGCGGTTGAGTTCGGTCACAACATTCCACTGAGTGAGCAAGTGGCCGTTTCAACGCGGGGTCTGCGTTTGCTGGCCGAACGCTTTGATGCAGTTGAGGCTCGTACCACGCTTTTCACTACGGCTAATTATGCCCTTCATGAACCCGAATTAGTCTGTCAGCTAGCTGGTAAGCACGAAATTGCGTCCCACGGCTATTTCCACACGACTTTCGAACCTGCTGATTTACTGACATCCAGATTAACGCTGGAGAAATTACTTAATCGTCCGGTAACCGGCTTCCGGCGCGCGCGCATGGGTTTTGTCGACCCCAACGATGTTGAACAGGCAGGCTATCAGTATAATTCATCATTGCATCCGACCTGGCTCCCTGGTCGCTATAATCACTGGGGCGAACCACGGCATCCATTCCGGGAAGCAGGTGTCTGGCAAATCCCGGCATCCGTTACGCCTACCCTACGGTTGCCGCTTTTCTGGCTAAGTCTAAAAAACTTTCCGTTTGCTTATTATAAACAACTATGCAGGCAAACGCTTCGAGCTGATGGCTTTCTGAATTTATACGTTCACCCCTGGGAGTTTACGGACCTGTCGGGCTATGAAAAGATCCCGGCTTATGTTCGGCGTCATTCCCGGGAGGAATTACTTGACCGGGTTGAGGCACTACTTCGCTATTTAAAGCCACAAGGCGAGTTTAGCACAATGCACGAATTTGCCAGCTCCTTATCGTAA
- a CDS encoding homoserine O-acetyltransferase family protein, whose translation MDIHYFNYKYSFPLESGESLPGFRLAYTTRGTLNSDGSNVVWICHALTGNADPGDWWNGMVGPGKYFNPDTDFIVCANILGSCYGSTGPLSVNTTTGKPFYHDFPTITIRDMVEALDLLRQELGIDKIHTCIGGSVGGEQAVEWAILRPNLIENLVLIAVSAVASPWCIAFNEAQRMAIEADPTWIEQRDDAGMSGMRAARAMAMISYRNYDTYGFTQALDNNEQLDGYKAAGYQRYQGEKIADRFNAFTYWTLSKVMDSHNVGRNRGSILNALNQIKARALVVGIRSDLLFPTAEQQFLARHIPNAVYEEIDSLYGHDGFLIEFRPLGSILRKWMASAASDSNKMAETVKK comes from the coding sequence TTGGACATCCATTATTTTAACTATAAATATTCGTTCCCGCTTGAGTCGGGAGAAAGCTTACCGGGTTTTCGGTTAGCTTACACGACACGCGGTACATTGAACAGCGATGGATCTAACGTTGTCTGGATTTGTCATGCTTTGACTGGTAATGCCGACCCCGGCGACTGGTGGAATGGCATGGTAGGGCCAGGCAAATATTTTAATCCCGATACCGACTTCATCGTCTGTGCCAATATTCTCGGTTCCTGTTATGGCTCGACCGGGCCGCTCTCAGTCAATACAACTACAGGGAAACCCTTCTACCATGATTTCCCGACAATTACAATCCGCGATATGGTTGAAGCGCTGGACTTGTTACGGCAGGAGCTGGGTATCGATAAAATTCATACCTGTATTGGTGGATCTGTTGGCGGAGAACAAGCCGTTGAATGGGCAATTCTGCGCCCGAATCTAATCGAAAATCTGGTTCTGATTGCTGTCAGCGCGGTAGCATCGCCCTGGTGTATTGCCTTCAATGAAGCGCAGCGTATGGCTATTGAAGCCGACCCTACCTGGATCGAACAACGCGACGATGCAGGCATGTCGGGGATGAGGGCCGCTCGGGCTATGGCCATGATTTCTTATCGTAACTACGATACATATGGCTTTACGCAGGCTCTCGATAACAATGAACAACTCGATGGCTACAAAGCGGCTGGCTATCAACGCTATCAGGGAGAAAAAATAGCCGATCGATTTAATGCCTTTACGTACTGGACACTGTCGAAAGTAATGGATTCGCACAATGTCGGCCGAAACCGAGGTAGCATTCTGAACGCACTCAACCAGATAAAAGCTCGCGCTCTGGTAGTTGGTATTCGTTCCGATTTGCTGTTTCCAACAGCCGAACAGCAGTTTTTGGCCCGGCATATTCCGAATGCCGTCTACGAAGAGATTGATTCCCTATATGGCCACGACGGCTTTCTGATCGAATTCCGGCCATTGGGCAGCATTCTCCGGAAATGGATGGCTTCAGCCGCATCTGATTCAAACAAAATGGCCGAAACAGTAAAAAAGTAA
- a CDS encoding DUF721 domain-containing protein, translating to MNQSYRYNRENATRVAGTTTVKDAIGQLLKAYQLQTRFNETYLEAFWGRMMGPTIASRTNRLYVRDRKLHIEIASAPLRNELVNAKQKLIQLVNKDMGTDVIDDVVFI from the coding sequence ATGAATCAATCCTACCGTTACAACCGTGAGAATGCTACCCGAGTAGCCGGAACTACAACTGTGAAGGATGCAATCGGGCAGTTGCTGAAAGCGTATCAACTTCAGACTCGCTTCAACGAAACGTACCTCGAAGCCTTTTGGGGACGTATGATGGGGCCAACGATTGCATCGCGAACAAACCGTCTCTACGTTAGGGACCGAAAATTACATATCGAGATCGCTTCGGCTCCCCTGCGTAACGAACTCGTCAATGCCAAGCAGAAACTAATTCAACTTGTTAATAAAGACATGGGTACCGATGTTATCGATGACGTGGTATTTATCTGA